In a single window of the Leptospira barantonii genome:
- a CDS encoding PASTA domain-containing protein produces MNQEQIKEKYLPIGGYILFLAAGLLLFFSAAFLVVFVRTKSTAKVIIPDLIGKSYPEVHNELNRLQLKVRLENKRYPDKTDGIILYQSIRPGREIEAGSKIVLTVNVGLDRLIVPDVRGQSIDSARANLQKVLSGETYVEMQIGGITYIEPQADQLPNTVIDQIPEAGKNTSAREKVFLLVTKAPSKTKEEFSPTSFQGASFPLVQKSLTRSGIKSRVEEVVHTRVRSENGLVSSARLEGDEIRFKVFYFEPELAVESGYELFSYEVGDDGNYKAVLKSPNQEEADVLTLPVTLKDGEKFQTVFYRKGTAKLTLLDATDSKVKSKSYESEL; encoded by the coding sequence GTGAATCAGGAACAAATCAAAGAAAAGTATCTTCCAATCGGAGGTTACATCTTATTCTTAGCGGCCGGTCTTCTTTTATTTTTCAGCGCGGCCTTCTTAGTCGTATTCGTTAGAACCAAAAGTACGGCAAAGGTAATCATTCCGGACCTGATCGGAAAATCCTATCCGGAAGTTCACAACGAACTCAATCGTCTTCAACTCAAAGTGCGTCTGGAAAACAAACGTTATCCGGACAAAACAGACGGAATCATCCTTTATCAATCCATTCGTCCCGGAAGAGAAATCGAAGCGGGAAGTAAAATCGTTCTTACCGTAAACGTAGGACTCGATCGTCTCATCGTTCCCGATGTCAGAGGACAATCCATAGACTCCGCAAGAGCCAATCTCCAAAAAGTTCTTTCGGGAGAAACCTATGTGGAAATGCAGATCGGCGGGATCACTTACATAGAACCGCAAGCGGATCAACTTCCGAATACGGTCATCGATCAAATTCCGGAGGCCGGTAAAAACACCTCTGCGAGAGAAAAAGTATTCTTACTCGTGACCAAGGCTCCGAGCAAAACCAAGGAAGAATTTTCCCCGACTTCTTTCCAAGGAGCTTCCTTTCCCTTGGTTCAAAAAAGTCTGACCCGTTCCGGAATCAAAAGTAGAGTGGAAGAAGTCGTTCATACAAGGGTTCGTTCCGAAAACGGGCTCGTTTCCTCCGCAAGACTCGAAGGGGACGAAATCCGTTTCAAAGTATTTTATTTCGAACCGGAACTCGCCGTGGAAAGCGGATACGAATTGTTTTCGTACGAGGTTGGAGACGACGGAAATTACAAGGCCGTTTTAAAATCTCCGAATCAGGAAGAAGCCGACGTTCTGACTCTTCCCGTTACTCTCAAAGACGGTGAAAAATTCCAAACCGTCTTCTATCGAAAAGGAACCGCTAAGTTGACTTTGCTCGACGCAACCGATTCCAAAGTAAAATCTAAATCCTACGAGAGTGAACTTTGA
- the rpe gene encoding ribulose-phosphate 3-epimerase: MKISASILATKLTELGKTVPDYDPKAIDLMHMDVMDGNFVPQISFGEALSKEVKALTSIPLDVHLMVSKPENHVAKYYELNPYCITFHIETTDFPVRLAQEIKSHGTKVGISLNPGTPVSHLENVLPYVDLILLMTVEPGFYGQKFIANGMEKIRKAKELIGSRAIELEVDGGVNDTNIQELKKNGVDIVVVGAGLYKTGNPVDNAKNLKSLAK, from the coding sequence TTGAAAATCTCCGCATCCATCTTAGCTACCAAACTTACAGAACTCGGAAAAACCGTTCCCGATTACGATCCGAAGGCGATCGATCTCATGCACATGGACGTGATGGACGGAAATTTCGTCCCTCAGATCAGTTTTGGAGAAGCGCTCAGCAAAGAAGTAAAAGCGCTCACATCGATTCCGTTAGACGTTCATTTGATGGTTTCCAAACCGGAGAATCACGTCGCAAAATACTACGAACTCAATCCTTATTGTATTACCTTTCATATCGAGACGACCGACTTTCCAGTAAGACTCGCTCAGGAAATCAAAAGCCACGGAACCAAAGTAGGAATTTCCTTGAATCCGGGAACTCCAGTTTCTCACTTAGAAAACGTTCTGCCTTATGTGGATCTGATCCTTCTGATGACCGTGGAACCGGGCTTTTACGGACAAAAGTTCATCGCAAACGGAATGGAAAAAATCCGCAAAGCGAAAGAGCTGATCGGATCCAGAGCGATCGAACTCGAAGTGGACGGGGGCGTAAACGATACCAACATCCAAGAGTTGAAGAAGAACGGAGTGGATATCGTAGTTGTCGGAGCCGGACTTTATAAAACGGGAAATCCCGTAGACAACGCAAAGAATCTCAAATCTTTGGCAAAGTAA
- the rplS gene encoding 50S ribosomal protein L19, with protein MNQLLKEVLTPDAERKQNFSVGDTVKVHYKIVESGKERIQVYEGVVISIANEANGKTFTVRRVSYDIGVERIFPLFSPRIAKIELIRKGKVRRAKLYYLRNLAGKAARIKELKGGKTLVSEDRKRQQQEESAAAAKSAAPAAE; from the coding sequence ATGAATCAACTTTTAAAAGAAGTATTAACTCCGGACGCAGAAAGAAAACAAAACTTTTCCGTAGGCGACACTGTAAAAGTACATTATAAAATTGTTGAGTCTGGAAAAGAAAGAATCCAGGTTTATGAAGGGGTCGTTATCTCCATCGCAAACGAAGCAAACGGAAAAACTTTCACGGTTCGTAGAGTTTCCTACGATATCGGTGTGGAAAGAATTTTCCCATTGTTTTCCCCGAGAATCGCGAAAATCGAACTCATCCGCAAAGGTAAAGTAAGAAGAGCGAAACTTTATTACCTGAGAAATCTTGCTGGTAAAGCGGCTCGTATCAAAGAACTCAAGGGCGGTAAAACACTCGTGAGTGAAGATAGAAAAAGACAACAACAAGAGGAATCTGCGGCGGCGGCAAAGTCTGCGGCTCCTGCGGCGGAATAA
- the trmD gene encoding tRNA (guanosine(37)-N1)-methyltransferase TrmD produces MKFNFITLFPEKIQSYFSEGLQQKAIESGVFSVNVIQLRNFSGNKHNRVDDTIYGGGPGMLLRVEPIHKALSSLGEDKGIVILTSPSGVPFHQGIATKLKESGKPITFISGYYEGVDHRVAEHLVDMEMSLGNYVLSAGDLASICIADAVSRLLPGFLGAGESLLDESHNHPDVLEYPQFTKPSEYNGWKVPDVLLSGNHAQIEAWREQNRKKIDPDQERKL; encoded by the coding sequence ATGAAGTTTAATTTCATCACACTCTTTCCCGAAAAGATTCAGTCTTATTTCTCCGAAGGTCTTCAACAAAAGGCGATCGAGTCAGGCGTATTCTCCGTAAACGTAATTCAGTTAAGAAATTTCTCGGGGAACAAACACAATCGCGTAGACGACACGATTTACGGCGGCGGGCCGGGAATGCTCCTTCGTGTGGAACCGATCCACAAAGCGCTTTCATCCTTAGGAGAAGATAAGGGAATCGTAATTCTCACATCTCCATCCGGAGTTCCGTTTCACCAAGGCATCGCAACCAAACTCAAAGAGTCGGGAAAACCGATTACTTTCATTTCCGGTTACTATGAAGGAGTGGATCACCGTGTAGCAGAACATCTAGTTGACATGGAAATGTCCCTTGGAAATTATGTATTATCTGCCGGGGATTTGGCCAGCATTTGTATAGCGGATGCGGTGTCCAGACTTCTGCCGGGTTTTTTAGGCGCAGGGGAAAGCCTTCTGGATGAATCACACAATCATCCAGATGTATTGGAATATCCGCAATTTACAAAACCCTCGGAATACAATGGATGGAAAGTTCCTGACGTCCTGCTCAGCGGCAACCACGCACAAATAGAAGCGTGGAGGGAACAAAATAGAAAGAAGATCGACCCCGATCAAGAGAGGAAATTATGA
- a CDS encoding KH domain-containing protein: protein MEELLKYIVASLVEFPEEIVIREIEGEEQNIIELRVSPKDVGKVIGKNGRIAKSLRAILTAASVKAGKNFSLEIID, encoded by the coding sequence ATGGAAGAATTACTGAAGTACATTGTTGCTTCTCTCGTTGAATTTCCCGAAGAAATCGTAATTCGGGAAATCGAAGGAGAAGAACAAAACATCATCGAACTCAGAGTTTCCCCGAAAGACGTGGGAAAGGTCATCGGTAAGAACGGTCGTATTGCAAAATCCCTGCGCGCGATTCTTACTGCGGCTTCCGTTAAAGCAGGAAAAAACTTCTCCTTAGAAATCATTGACTGA
- the rimM gene encoding ribosome maturation factor RimM (Essential for efficient processing of 16S rRNA) produces the protein MTEEWISLGQLGKPFGIKGWLRLNVRESALTEIKLPISLRLTKPDPSFQPKEITLLEIRPHSGKFVVRFEGVSTPDEAEKWIGGILHLPQNKLPKIKTKDEFYIRELIGLSAIDESGKNLEWKLTEVQDNPAHPILIFAKPEGEEVLVPFIHVFVGEVDLQKKTIVLIQPEVWNEV, from the coding sequence TTGACTGAAGAGTGGATTTCACTCGGACAATTGGGCAAACCCTTTGGAATCAAAGGGTGGCTGCGTTTGAACGTCCGAGAATCGGCTCTCACTGAAATCAAACTTCCGATTTCTCTCAGACTTACAAAACCTGATCCGAGTTTCCAACCGAAAGAAATTACTCTTTTGGAAATCCGTCCACACAGCGGAAAGTTCGTAGTTCGTTTCGAAGGTGTTTCCACACCGGATGAAGCGGAAAAGTGGATCGGCGGAATTCTTCATTTACCGCAAAACAAACTTCCAAAGATCAAAACCAAGGACGAGTTCTACATTCGAGAACTGATCGGTCTAAGCGCAATCGACGAGTCGGGTAAGAATTTAGAATGGAAACTCACCGAAGTTCAAGACAATCCCGCGCATCCGATTCTTATCTTTGCAAAACCGGAAGGGGAAGAAGTTTTGGTTCCTTTCATACACGTTTTTGTGGGTGAAGTCGATCTGCAAAAGAAGACGATCGTTTTGATACAACCGGAGGTTTGGAATGAAGTTTAA
- a CDS encoding EscU/YscU/HrcU family type III secretion system export apparatus switch protein yields the protein MISVALKFIPNKDNAPVITASASGLLGDLVRKIAHKNSVPIVENPILAESLSDLPVGSEIPENLYRAVGAIFSMILELDSNSGKREMLK from the coding sequence ATGATCAGTGTTGCCCTCAAATTCATCCCAAACAAAGACAACGCGCCCGTGATCACCGCTTCAGCCTCAGGCCTTTTGGGAGATTTAGTTCGTAAGATCGCGCATAAAAATTCCGTTCCGATCGTTGAGAATCCGATTCTTGCAGAATCCCTTTCCGATCTTCCCGTTGGATCGGAAATTCCCGAAAATCTTTACAGAGCCGTAGGTGCGATCTTTTCTATGATCCTGGAGTTGGATTCAAATTCCGGAAAAAGGGAAATGTTAAAATGA
- the rpsP gene encoding 30S ribosomal protein S16, with product MVKLRLQRTGTKHDPHYRIVAADSRAPRDGKFVDIVGHYHPAQIKEQTTFNKEKILTWLKNGAQPTGTVLNLFKNAGIWAEYKTTLKK from the coding sequence TTGGTAAAGCTTAGATTACAAAGAACTGGAACCAAACACGATCCTCATTATAGAATTGTCGCCGCGGACAGCAGAGCTCCTAGAGACGGAAAGTTCGTGGATATCGTGGGTCATTATCATCCAGCGCAAATCAAAGAACAAACTACTTTCAATAAAGAAAAAATTCTTACCTGGCTAAAAAACGGCGCTCAACCAACTGGAACCGTTCTGAACCTGTTTAAAAACGCAGGAATCTGGGCAGAATACAAAACCACTCTGAAGAAGTAA
- a CDS encoding ribonuclease HII → MPEFPTRFEPEENRFYSDSIPCGIDEAGRGPYAGPLSVALVSFSQNTLTQILEGKILQGLTDSKKLSEKKRESLYPEILKTAQISYRTFLSPSYIDKEGINRAVLEGIRRCSKLAIRTAQSTLPLQLLIDGNYNFNRYPEWKFLKSRSSFYTKGDLRIVSIAAASILAKVDRDRYMISLSKKYPDYRFDQHKGYGTKLHEELILRHGLSDIHRRSFTGKFPQPLS, encoded by the coding sequence TTGCCGGAATTCCCAACTCGTTTTGAACCGGAAGAAAACCGGTTTTACTCAGACTCGATTCCTTGTGGGATCGACGAAGCCGGAAGAGGTCCTTATGCGGGGCCTCTTTCTGTTGCACTGGTCTCCTTTTCCCAAAATACGCTCACTCAAATTCTGGAAGGAAAGATCCTCCAGGGATTGACCGATTCCAAAAAACTCTCCGAAAAAAAAAGGGAATCTCTTTACCCGGAAATTCTCAAAACCGCTCAGATCTCTTATCGAACTTTTCTAAGTCCGAGTTATATCGATAAGGAAGGGATCAACCGAGCCGTTTTGGAAGGGATTCGAAGATGTTCCAAACTCGCGATTCGAACCGCCCAATCGACGTTGCCCCTCCAACTTCTGATCGACGGGAATTATAACTTCAACCGTTATCCCGAATGGAAGTTTCTCAAAAGCCGTTCTTCCTTTTACACAAAAGGAGATCTAAGAATCGTAAGCATCGCGGCCGCCTCCATTCTCGCGAAGGTGGATCGGGATCGTTATATGATCTCCTTATCCAAAAAATATCCGGACTACCGGTTCGACCAACACAAGGGATACGGAACAAAACTTCACGAGGAACTGATTCTTCGCCACGGACTTTCCGATATTCATAGAAGAAGTTTTACCGGAAAATTTCCACAGCCTCTCTCATAG